One Bombina bombina isolate aBomBom1 chromosome 5, aBomBom1.pri, whole genome shotgun sequence DNA segment encodes these proteins:
- the LOC128659204 gene encoding gastrula zinc finger protein XlCGF26.1-like, with translation MNTYVLDKHVNSSYPSFTIGSIRMILQTPKVLDTDYSQTLGISQQIIKEDGELAGTVKHSLCAESNLVIKQEENIYDLSSEIIIPDDKPHTFTEFSKHIKEGESLQSSQMIHTKEKPFQCTECEKSFRWNSHLLEHHKIHTGENPQTSTECSKCFTQMDCLKTHELIHKGEKPFTCTECGKSFKQMSSLKYHERSHTGEKPFTCTECGKSFTQKSDLKKHERIHTGEKPFTCTECGKSFTEKSHLKTHERIHTGEKPFICTECEKSFRWKSHLIEHHKIHTGENPQTCTECGKCFAQMDCLKTDELIHKGEKLFICTECGKSFKQISSLKYHERIHTGEKPFTCTECGKSFTQKSDLKKHGRIHTGEKPFTCTECGKCFTEKSHLKTHERSHTGEKPFTCTVCGKSFKQNGHLKTHERSHTGEKPFTCTE, from the exons atgaacacatatgtgttag acaaacacgtgaatagttcatatccatccttcactataggaagcatcagaatgatactgcaaactccaaaagtcttagacactgactattcacaaacattggggatatcgcAGCAGATAattaaagaagatggtgaattggcaggaactgtgaAGCACTCATTATGtgcagagagtaatttagtcatcaaacaagaggaaaaCATTTATGACTTATCaagtgaaattattatcccagatgataaaccacacacatttactgagttttcaaaacatattaaagaaggggaaagtctacagtctagccaaatgattcatacaaaggagaaacctttccaATGTACAgagtgtgagaaaagctttagatggaattcacatctactagaacaccacaaaattcacacaggtgagaatccTCAAACATCTACTGAGTGCAGCAAATGTTTTACGCAAatggattgtctgaaaactcatgaattgATTCAcaaaggagaaaagcctttcacatgtacagagtgcggaaaaagttttaaacaaatgagtagtctgaaatatcatgaaaggagtcacacaggggaaaagcctttcacgtgtacagagtgtggaaaaagttttacacaaaagagtgatctgaaaaagcatgaaaggattcatacaggggaaaagccgttcacatgtactgagtgtggaaaaagttttacagaaaagagtcatctgaaaactcatgaaaggattcacacaggagaaaaacctttcatatgtacagagtgtgagaaaagctttagatggaagtcacATCTaatagaacaccacaaaattcacacaggtgagaatccccaaacatgtactgagtgcggcaaatgttttgcACAAATGGATTGTCTGAAAACTGATGAATTGATTCACAAAGGAGAAAAGCttttcatatgtacagagtgtggaaaaagttttaaacaaataagtagtctgaaatatcatgaaaggattcacacaggggaaaagcctttcacatgtacagagtgtggaaaaagttttacacaaaagagtgatctgaaaaagcatggaaggattcacacaggagaaaagcctttcacatgtacagagtgtggaaaatgttttacagaaaagagtcatctgaaaactcatgaaaggagtcacacaggggaaaagcctttcacatgtacagtgtgtggaaaaagttttaaacaaaatggtcacctgaaaactcatgaaaggagtcacacaggagaaaagcctttcacatgtacagagtga